CACCGTACTGCTTGTTATTCCATGTATAATAGTCTCTCCTCCAGGCCACTTCGTTTAGGTGCAGGTCTTGCAAACATTCGCCAAAGTCTCTTATCTCAGCATATTGGACAGGATTGCTACTAAGTCTATCTTGTGGGTAAATGAGAGCATTAAAATCCCTGCAGATCAGCCAAGGGCTGTCAATTCCTTGTACTAGATCTTTTAGGTACCCCCATAGGGATTTTCTTTGTTCGATTGAGTTGTATCCATAGATAACTGTCAGGCGACATGTAATATCATCCCCATTGGTGACCAAACAGTGTATTAATTGGTCTTCTACTCTGAGAGTCATCACTGTAAAGTGAGTGGAATCCCAAATCAGCCACACCCTTCCATTGTTAGCGTGCCTATAATTATCAATATGTCCCCATCCTGGAGCACTAACTTGTAGTATTCTTTGTGCATTGTGTTGCCTCACCCTTGTTTCTATCAAACCAGCAAGCTTGATGTGTTTATTCGTTAATATTTTCCTTACTTCTTTCTGCTTGTAACGCTTATTCACCCCCCTTCCAAAACAACCAAGTCATTGAGATAAAGGTTTCCTCTTATCGTGGGTAAGTTTGTTCCCTCTTCTCCTTTACGCTTTCCATACCCTGTGGACCTTTTAGTTGAACTCAGTTGAGGAAAATTAGTCATGTTTAGCACTGGACTAGCATTCACTAGCCTCTGAGAACACTCCTGCCCCTGTACTATGGCATCAGTTTGTTGTTGCACAGACTTTACTCGACATCTCCTATGTTAATTTCCGGTGTCGCTCATATCCAGTTCGGCCTTGCTTGCTTTCTCGTTGGTGTTCACACCGGGTTGTACAGTTTTGCACCACCTCCATTTGCATCTCCGGTTGCATCGTGGTTGACAGTAGGCCGGTCCTGGAGACAATAACAATACGAGCTCCTCCGTGCCTAGCTGGAGGCATAGGATTTGGCATTG
This portion of the Lycium ferocissimum isolate CSIRO_LF1 chromosome 1, AGI_CSIRO_Lferr_CH_V1, whole genome shotgun sequence genome encodes:
- the LOC132062428 gene encoding uncharacterized protein LOC132062428, producing MVSFARMLIEINITKPLPDEIKVLNPNGRLFTQPVTYDWRPMYYEKCQTIGHKCAPMPNPMPPARHGGARIVIVSRTGLLSTTMQPEMQMEGQECSQRLVNASPVLNMTNFPQLSSTKRSTGGVNKRYKQKEVRKILTNKHIKLAGLIETRVRQHNAQRILQVSAPGWGHIDNYRHANNGRVWLIWDSTHFTVMTLRVEDQLIHCLVTNGDDITCRLTVIYGYNSIEQRKSLWGYLKDLVQGIDSPWLICRDFNALIYPQDRLSSNPVQYAEIRDFGECLQDLHLNEVAWRRDYYTWNNKQYGEDRVCSRLDRALGNHEWMMT